A region of the Coriobacteriia bacterium genome:
GGCACACTATTTGTGGGTCGGGAAGTCGCATAAGAACGCGTGGTCTGCGACTTGCTAACCAGCTTGGGTTGCCGAGGAATCGCATGACGACAGGGCAGTGCTGCGCGCACTGCACGGCCGGTCGACATTAGAGCTGGAGGACGTCATCGCCAAGAGCGCCAAGAGTTCGAGGTCGTGGCTCGTCTGGGTGGCCGGGGGTGCCGGGCTTGGCGTTGCCGTGGTCGCCATCGCTGCGGTTGTCTACCTCACCGTCTTCACCGTGTCGCTGTCGGTCGACGGCAAGTCCGTCCGACTTCCGGCCGGCAGTACGGTCGCAACGCTCTATGCAAAGGGCATCGTGGATCGCAAGCCAGGCAATCTGGTGTCGGCGAAGAACCACCACGTTCTACGGCTCGGCGCAGGCGACCCACCCAGGGTCTCGGCGAGCGGCGTGATTCTGCTCGCTAGCTCGCCGCTGCGGAGCTCGGCGGTGCTGGTGAGCTCGAACGGAGCCGACGTCGTCGAACCTACGCACGTCACCACTGTGGCGATTGCGCCTCCGACGCGCTACGAGGGCACAGGCCCGATCGAGACCGTCATCCAGACCGGCACCCCTGGAGTACAGGAGATCAAGGTCGGCGACATCTCCAACCAAGTCGTGAGCAAGAAGCAGAAGGTTGCGCCTACAGCCAAGATCGTCGCGCGGCAGGAGCCGACCAAGGGTGCCAAGATCGTGGCGCTTACGTTCGATGATGGCCCGTGGCCCGGTTCAACTCGGGCGATTTTGAAGATCCTCCAGGCCAACGGCATCAAGGCGACGTTCTTCGAGATCGGTCAGCAGGCCAAAGGGATGCCCGACCTCTCCAGGGATGTTGCCGACGCGGGCATGGAGTTAGGCAATCACAGCGAGACGCATCCCCTGAACCTGGGGCGTCTCTCGGCGGCCGGCGTATCAGACGAGATCACGATGGCGCAGTACTCCATTTCGAAGGCGTCGGGCCAAACGCCCACGGTCTTCCGCCCGCCTGGTGGAAACACCACCCCGGCGATGTATCCGGTACTGGCCAAGCTGAAGCTGCGCTGGGTGCAGTGGGACATCGACACAGACGACTGGCAGAAGCCGCCCGCCGCAACGATCGTATCGCGCGTCGTGCGCAACGTGCGCCCGGGCGCGGTCGTGCTCATGCACGATGGCGGTGGCAATCGTAGCCACACCGTGGCCGCGCTGCCGCAGATCATCGCGCAGCTCAAAGCGATGGGCTACAGCTTCGTGACCATCAGCCAGCTATCGACGCTGCCGCACACGATGGGCTAGTACGCCGCGATCGCTGTTGGGGTGCCGGTCGCCAGGGTGCCGACCGCGAACGTGGGCTGCTTCGCGGGATCGAGTAGCGTGCAGATGCGGATCATGTTGCCGCGCGACACCGAGACACATCCAGACGTCAGACCCGCGCCAAACATGTGCAGGAAGATGCCGCTTCCTCGTCCGTAGCGCACGTGGTTGGGCTTTGCGTTATAGCCGGTCGAGATCGCGTACTCGTATTGGACGGGCGCGTTTGCGAGACGCTCGCCGGGCCAGCGCCGAGCCTCCACCCAGTCGTTGTAAGTGCTGCCGCGCTTGCTGCTCCACCACGACTTCCACGTGATGCGCCGGTAGCGCAGTCTGGTGCCCGAGGGCGCGTGCGCGTGCGTGCCAAAGATGTAGCCCGGCATCATCCAGATACCGGTGGGCGTTGTCTTGTTGCCGGCCCACCTGCGCGCACCGTCCATCAGGCCGTTCTTTCCGAAGCGGCACGGTACCGACATCGTGCACACCCAAGAACCGTCGACAAAGTCGAAGAACTGCAGCGCCCCGTATTTCGCGCCCAGTTTCGCACCCGTCGCGACAATCAGCTGCTTGGCAGCGCCGATGTGCGCCATTCGCTGTGGCAGCGGGGCAGGCGTTGTTGCGGACGACTCCATCGATCCGCTGGTCTCCTCGGCGAGCGCGACGCGAGTTGCCGGGAGTGGCCGAGGAAGCGTCACGGCCGCCATCGCCAGTACGCCGAGAACCACGACGCCGAGAAGCGCGCGCCGTGCTCGGGAGCGGAGTCTGTGGTTGGTAGTGCGCACGCGAACTCCATTCCCAACCCGTGTCGTCGAGTTGGCGGTTGGGCCAGCCCAGTGTAGACCCGTCGCGAGAGCCTGCGCGATTGGTGGTATGAACGACCGTACCTTCTGCAAGGAGGACGGCTGTGCCCTGCACCATCACCGCCAAGCGGGATTCAGCCCACACGCTACGCGCGACCGCGGCACTGCTTGGCGTGCTCGCGGTGCTGGTTGCAGCCGCGCTTGCTGCCGCTCCGAGAGCTTCAGCGGCGGCGACGACCGCGACCGCGGACGCTTCGGCGACGCATCCAGCGGCGGCTCAGACAACTCCGCTCGCAACTGGAACGCCCGACGTCACCAGCACGCCGGACACCAGCGTCTCACCCTCGCAGCCACCCACTCGCGTGGTCGGCCTGTCGGTGCAGGGTCGCAGCATCGTACTTGAGACCTTTGGCTCGGGGTCGCGCCACATCCTGTTCGTGGGTGGCATTCACGGCAACGAGTACGGCGGACCGGTCACGGCTGCGTTCGCGACGTACCTTCGCGCGAATCCGTCCGTGATTCCCTCGGGCACGCAGGTCGACGTGATTGCCTACGCCAATCCGGACGGGACCGCGCACGGCAGGCGGGCCAACGCCCACAACGTCGACATCAACCGGAACTTCCCGGCTCGCAACTGGAATCG
Encoded here:
- a CDS encoding polysaccharide deacetylase family protein, which produces MLRALHGRSTLELEDVIAKSAKSSRSWLVWVAGGAGLGVAVVAIAAVVYLTVFTVSLSVDGKSVRLPAGSTVATLYAKGIVDRKPGNLVSAKNHHVLRLGAGDPPRVSASGVILLASSPLRSSAVLVSSNGADVVEPTHVTTVAIAPPTRYEGTGPIETVIQTGTPGVQEIKVGDISNQVVSKKQKVAPTAKIVARQEPTKGAKIVALTFDDGPWPGSTRAILKILQANGIKATFFEIGQQAKGMPDLSRDVADAGMELGNHSETHPLNLGRLSAAGVSDEITMAQYSISKASGQTPTVFRPPGGNTTPAMYPVLAKLKLRWVQWDIDTDDWQKPPAATIVSRVVRNVRPGAVVLMHDGGGNRSHTVAALPQIIAQLKAMGYSFVTISQLSTLPHTMG
- a CDS encoding DUF2817 domain-containing protein yields the protein MPCTITAKRDSAHTLRATAALLGVLAVLVAAALAAAPRASAAATTATADASATHPAAAQTTPLATGTPDVTSTPDTSVSPSQPPTRVVGLSVQGRSIVLETFGSGSRHILFVGGIHGNEYGGPVTAAFATYLRANPSVIPSGTQVDVIAYANPDGTAHGRRANAHNVDINRNFPARNWNRKRNASGSTPGATPGSEPETKALLGVLASGGYLRVISMHSRGPMIDYDGPGGWTLARRMSKASRVKVHRLPAYHGSMGSYIPEAYRTPIITWELGSRTLTGRVRAGMLAALK